A genomic region of Alistipes megaguti contains the following coding sequences:
- a CDS encoding PL29 family lyase N-terminal domain-containing protein: MKKYLILLFVAAAAVFQSCDNNDDLWDAIDDLKSRVQALETQVDALNNNVEAMKALYNEGATISEVSETDGTYTLKLTNGTTLTLTQGSEAEAVIPVVSIDAQGNWQYSVNGGKDFIPLNVNAVAEDGVTPQFRVDEATGVWQINTTGEESGWTNVKNTAGEDVSAVGGTVTDKFFDSVRTEGNVLYIKLLGGEELQIPIVEDFFCRIVTTTEGVQTFGAGETKRFVVEIRGVETTVVTCPEGWTAHLTEPASEQAELVVTAPVPGASTLGTRATANSSQDVAILATTGKYSCISKIQVESTGQEVEAPTISVALSATTLPTESTLTFEAQLSANADGWKYICQKSDVEELPDAAKIFADGTTVAGSSVTVEGLEAETTYKIFAVAYTGDLTSEVSTAEGTTTAIPADPNDYYLSGVMINGTSYNSTSQNVQLVSASKDFVADDFASAAVYFLENGDNAQTYTIQGAITSDQIFIGRYADSKITLTTNGNVNLNNPSATVAFKNLKIDMKNYFQMAANSGVLNLIFEDCEIDYGTSAYLITTGSNASAGSAHIGNIIFRNCKIHYTGTANTNFITANNTNLTGLSDFKSVIFENNLIYMAPQLKSSTLFNGNGNVFANLIFKFDHNTVINLLPNGGQASVLVVNGCAGLTSLTYNLYYSDPGITRGSNTAGFRVMVGSTKDVIGSAPVAPNVGYGVFSGTNGYINYQGGERITIETSPFSSTDYDNGIFVKTAEYADYGSTLE, encoded by the coding sequence ATGAAAAAGTATCTGATTTTGTTATTCGTTGCAGCGGCTGCGGTCTTTCAGTCGTGCGACAACAACGACGACCTGTGGGATGCGATCGACGACCTGAAGAGTCGGGTTCAGGCCCTGGAGACGCAGGTCGACGCCTTGAACAACAACGTCGAGGCGATGAAAGCACTCTACAACGAAGGTGCGACGATCTCCGAGGTGAGTGAAACTGACGGCACCTACACCCTGAAGCTGACTAACGGAACGACACTCACGCTGACGCAGGGCAGTGAGGCCGAGGCGGTGATTCCGGTGGTATCGATCGATGCCCAGGGCAACTGGCAGTATTCGGTCAACGGGGGCAAGGACTTCATTCCGCTCAATGTGAATGCGGTGGCTGAAGACGGCGTGACGCCGCAGTTCCGCGTCGACGAGGCGACGGGCGTCTGGCAGATCAACACGACGGGCGAGGAGTCCGGGTGGACGAATGTCAAGAATACGGCCGGCGAGGATGTCAGCGCTGTTGGCGGCACGGTGACCGACAAGTTCTTCGACAGCGTGCGTACCGAGGGTAACGTTCTTTATATCAAACTGCTCGGCGGCGAGGAGCTGCAGATCCCGATTGTCGAGGATTTCTTCTGCCGGATCGTCACCACGACGGAGGGCGTGCAGACGTTCGGCGCTGGTGAGACGAAGCGTTTTGTGGTGGAGATCCGCGGTGTGGAGACGACGGTGGTGACCTGCCCCGAGGGTTGGACGGCGCATCTGACCGAGCCGGCCAGCGAGCAGGCCGAACTGGTGGTGACGGCTCCGGTTCCCGGAGCGTCGACGCTCGGTACGCGGGCCACAGCCAACTCGTCGCAGGATGTGGCCATTCTCGCCACGACGGGCAAATATTCCTGCATTTCGAAGATTCAGGTCGAGAGTACGGGTCAGGAGGTGGAGGCCCCGACCATTTCGGTCGCCCTCTCCGCAACGACTCTTCCGACCGAGTCGACGCTGACCTTCGAAGCACAGCTTTCAGCCAATGCCGACGGCTGGAAATACATCTGCCAGAAGTCGGATGTCGAGGAACTCCCCGATGCCGCGAAGATCTTCGCCGACGGGACGACGGTTGCGGGTTCGAGCGTGACGGTTGAAGGACTGGAGGCTGAAACGACCTATAAAATCTTTGCCGTAGCCTATACGGGCGATCTGACGAGCGAAGTCTCGACGGCAGAGGGTACGACAACGGCGATTCCGGCCGATCCGAACGACTACTATCTGTCGGGAGTCATGATCAACGGCACATCGTACAATTCCACCAGCCAGAATGTACAACTGGTGTCCGCATCCAAGGATTTTGTTGCTGACGATTTCGCTTCGGCCGCAGTCTATTTCCTGGAGAACGGGGACAATGCGCAGACTTATACCATTCAGGGCGCAATTACCTCCGACCAGATCTTTATCGGCCGTTATGCCGACAGCAAGATCACGCTGACGACCAACGGTAATGTGAATCTGAACAATCCTTCCGCTACGGTTGCGTTCAAGAATCTGAAAATCGACATGAAGAATTATTTCCAGATGGCGGCAAACAGCGGTGTGCTGAATTTGATTTTTGAGGATTGCGAGATTGATTACGGTACTTCGGCCTATTTGATCACGACGGGTAGCAATGCCTCTGCCGGATCTGCCCACATCGGAAATATCATCTTCCGGAATTGCAAGATCCATTACACGGGAACGGCAAACACGAACTTTATTACGGCCAATAATACGAATTTGACGGGCCTGTCCGATTTCAAGAGCGTGATTTTCGAGAATAACCTGATTTACATGGCTCCGCAACTGAAGTCGAGTACGTTGTTCAATGGCAATGGTAATGTGTTTGCGAATCTGATATTCAAATTTGACCACAATACGGTGATCAATCTCCTGCCCAATGGCGGACAAGCCTCCGTATTGGTTGTAAACGGTTGTGCCGGGCTCACCAGCCTGACCTACAATCTCTATTATTCGGATCCTGGAATAACCCGTGGATCCAATACGGCTGGATTCCGTGTCATGGTCGGCAGTACGAAGGATGTGATTGGTTCTGCTCCTGTTGCTCCCAATGTGGGATATGGCGTATTTAGCGGTACGAACGGCTATATCAATTATCAGGGAGGAGAGAGAATCACCATCGAGACATCGCCGTTTAGCAGTACGGACTATGATAATGGCATTTTTGTAAAAACGGCTGAGTACGCCGATTACGGCTCGACGCTCGAATAG
- a CDS encoding chondroitinase family polysaccharide lyase — MRRVILLAAAAVWSLTLSAQSAGEVADARILSFEESAAPLVAGRGSTLSLSAEHYKLGSHSACWQWSQRGAQLRIDAPIGYLSENPNPRETSVSTFVFWVYAPEAVEGSLRFEFRKQGRTCAWFDYGLGFTGWRGAWVAFDRDMQGRPEEGMDQLVVTVEGARRGKLFLDHWILSSFQDVRHHTADFQAPFINAGTTSHWLVLLDSWRHPMPEAPASIDEATVRDMATVGERLRELLLEGKKPLPLETLRRHFEQYGIRENADGTLCGKPIWFVRYAETYINLGHPDVAKLYAANDQLLRGYNDFLLQIAVAHETSADPAERAELERMYLLLTRHLLDQGFAAGSAQGTLHHLGYSMRNFYTAPVLMRDVLRRAGLADDVQQAMEWFSGVGEVKLPPATPGMDIDAFNTSLIGRLASIVMLPDTPRKAAYLEAFSRWVDNGYKITEGTSPCFKSDGTVFHHRHHYPAYAVDGFSGGAVNAVWLLSKTRFAVSRESHEILKRALLEMRFYCNLRSFPLALSGRHPDGKGALVPWHYARLAVAGSPDGREPIDSDLAAAYLRLNPAADSYARLFVEQGFTAEPSPEGTRVYGYNVSLSHRRGDWLVTVAGHSRYLWAAEIYQGANHYGRYLTYGSLQLLGDGDPVSAFGSGFRQEGWDWCHIPGTTALEIPMEQMKADIRNVDTFSGYEEMLLSDEAFVGGVSHGGRDGLFAMKLHDHDKYNGSLRALKSFFLFDNRIVCLGSDIGNRADGGVHTTLFQNWLADPAGAIEVNGERITDFPYETTLSEGAVLRDNLRNLYIVPQGWVCVGKRHQHSLHEETDAPTENDFATAWIDHGRGAVDGCGYEYLMVVHASDDEAVRYAGELPYEVLRCDSTAHIVHDRPTDIVGYALFRGGEVGEGLLERVSMPSLVMIGGGEESLTVSVADPDLRFYEGPSDEVFDADGKRVERSIYSREWIDNPSGESLLEVTLRGRWVLKEADKGCRAEIDGDRTVVTFACREGATREVTLKSMN; from the coding sequence ATGCGCAGGGTGATTCTTCTTGCCGCGGCCGCTGTCTGGTCGCTGACCCTCTCGGCCCAATCGGCCGGGGAGGTGGCTGATGCGCGGATTCTCTCGTTCGAGGAGTCTGCGGCGCCGCTGGTGGCCGGACGCGGTTCGACGCTCTCCCTCTCCGCGGAGCACTACAAGCTGGGCAGCCATTCGGCCTGCTGGCAGTGGTCGCAGCGCGGTGCGCAGCTGCGCATCGACGCACCGATCGGTTATCTGTCCGAGAATCCCAATCCGCGCGAAACCTCCGTCTCGACCTTCGTCTTCTGGGTCTACGCCCCGGAGGCTGTCGAGGGGAGTCTGCGCTTCGAGTTCCGCAAGCAGGGACGTACCTGCGCATGGTTCGACTACGGACTGGGATTTACGGGCTGGCGCGGGGCCTGGGTAGCTTTCGACCGCGACATGCAGGGCCGGCCCGAAGAGGGAATGGATCAACTGGTCGTGACGGTCGAGGGGGCCCGGCGGGGCAAACTCTTCCTCGACCACTGGATCCTCTCCTCGTTCCAGGACGTACGGCACCATACGGCCGACTTCCAGGCGCCGTTCATCAATGCCGGGACTACGAGCCACTGGCTCGTGCTGCTGGATTCGTGGCGCCATCCGATGCCGGAGGCTCCGGCGTCCATCGACGAGGCGACCGTCCGCGACATGGCGACGGTCGGGGAGCGTCTGCGCGAACTGCTTCTCGAGGGAAAGAAACCTCTGCCGCTGGAGACCCTGCGCCGGCACTTCGAACAATACGGTATCCGCGAGAATGCGGACGGTACGCTGTGCGGCAAACCGATCTGGTTCGTGCGTTATGCCGAGACCTATATCAATCTGGGCCACCCGGACGTGGCGAAACTCTACGCGGCGAACGATCAGTTGCTGCGCGGCTACAACGACTTTCTGCTGCAGATTGCCGTGGCGCATGAAACATCCGCCGATCCGGCCGAACGGGCCGAACTGGAGCGGATGTATCTGCTGTTGACGCGCCATCTGCTGGATCAGGGCTTTGCGGCGGGGAGTGCCCAGGGCACGCTCCACCACCTGGGCTACAGCATGCGCAACTTCTATACGGCGCCGGTCCTCATGCGTGACGTACTGCGCCGCGCCGGGCTGGCGGATGACGTGCAGCAGGCCATGGAGTGGTTCTCGGGGGTCGGAGAGGTGAAACTCCCTCCCGCAACGCCGGGCATGGATATCGACGCCTTCAATACGTCGCTGATCGGCCGTCTGGCGAGCATCGTGATGCTGCCCGACACGCCGCGGAAGGCGGCCTATCTGGAGGCCTTCTCGCGCTGGGTCGACAACGGCTACAAGATTACCGAGGGGACGAGCCCCTGCTTCAAGAGCGACGGCACGGTCTTCCACCACCGCCACCACTATCCGGCCTATGCCGTCGACGGTTTCAGCGGCGGGGCGGTCAATGCCGTGTGGCTGTTGTCGAAGACGCGCTTTGCCGTGAGTCGGGAGAGCCACGAGATTCTGAAACGGGCGCTGCTGGAGATGCGATTCTACTGTAACCTGCGGTCGTTCCCGCTGGCCCTGTCGGGACGTCATCCCGACGGGAAGGGGGCGCTGGTTCCGTGGCACTACGCGCGGCTGGCCGTGGCCGGTTCGCCCGACGGCCGGGAGCCGATCGACTCGGACCTGGCGGCGGCCTATCTGCGTCTGAATCCGGCGGCGGACTCCTACGCCCGTCTTTTCGTGGAGCAGGGCTTTACGGCCGAACCGTCGCCCGAAGGGACGCGCGTCTACGGCTACAATGTATCGCTGTCGCACCGGCGTGGTGACTGGCTCGTCACGGTGGCCGGCCACAGCCGTTACCTGTGGGCGGCGGAGATCTACCAGGGGGCCAACCACTACGGGCGTTACCTGACGTACGGAAGCCTGCAGCTGTTGGGCGACGGCGATCCGGTGAGTGCCTTCGGCAGCGGCTTCCGCCAGGAGGGGTGGGACTGGTGCCACATCCCCGGAACGACGGCCCTCGAGATTCCGATGGAGCAGATGAAGGCCGATATCCGCAACGTCGACACCTTCTCGGGCTACGAGGAGATGCTCCTGTCGGACGAGGCGTTTGTCGGCGGCGTGAGCCACGGGGGACGCGACGGCCTCTTTGCCATGAAACTCCACGACCACGACAAGTACAACGGTTCGCTGCGGGCCCTCAAGTCGTTCTTCCTCTTCGACAACCGCATCGTCTGCCTGGGGTCCGACATCGGGAACCGCGCCGACGGAGGCGTCCACACGACGCTGTTCCAGAACTGGCTGGCGGATCCGGCCGGGGCGATCGAGGTCAACGGCGAACGGATCACGGACTTCCCTTACGAGACAACCCTCTCCGAGGGGGCCGTTCTGCGCGACAATCTGCGCAACCTCTATATCGTTCCGCAGGGGTGGGTCTGCGTCGGGAAGCGCCACCAGCATTCGCTGCACGAGGAGACCGACGCCCCGACCGAGAACGACTTCGCCACGGCGTGGATCGACCACGGACGCGGTGCGGTCGACGGCTGTGGATACGAATACCTGATGGTGGTCCATGCGTCGGATGACGAGGCGGTCCGTTATGCCGGGGAACTTCCCTACGAGGTGCTGCGGTGCGATTCGACGGCCCATATCGTGCACGACCGGCCGACGGATATCGTCGGCTATGCGCTCTTCCGGGGCGGCGAGGTCGGCGAAGGGTTGTTGGAACGTGTTTCGATGCCGTCGCTGGTGATGATCGGCGGCGGGGAGGAGTCGCTGACGGTCAGCGTGGCTGATCCCGACCTGCGCTTCTACGAGGGGCCGAGCGACGAGGTGTTCGATGCCGACGGCAAGCGCGTCGAGCGGAGCATCTATTCGCGCGAGTGGATCGACAACCCCTCGGGCGAATCCCTTCTGGAGGTGACGCTCCGGGGGCGTTGGGTGCTGAAGGAGGCGGACAAAGGGTGCCGGGCAGAGATCGACGGCGATCGTACGGTGGTGACCTTTGCGTGCCGCGAGGGGGCGACGCGTGAGGTGACGCTCAAATCCATGAATTAG
- a CDS encoding DUF4955 domain-containing protein, whose amino-acid sequence MNKLFLWIAALSAFALQSCQKDDGIREEIDSLRDRVAALETKVGDVNASIEAYHQLVTGTKVLVGVQANDKGYVIQMSDGSSYPVIEGEKLDAVVPVLGIDDEGYWTVSVGEGSTPSRIEVDGNPVSARPVVDGEHQTEAVGRTPQLRVSADGTWEVSLDGVTYEPLRQNGEAVNAVGENVTIGYSSVFKKVDYDEASGLLTVELVSGETRTFAVYDNFGLTIVTNNEEENFYLGETRQFEVEQTNVAEAMLQVPAGWKATLEETTLTVTAPLTASASGEPLTLSVVATSKEGYLKIATLKLKLLTDELYANACEAWRNFEAGTAKNVLLDFSYAGYKHGEVAPPDVWGLGYKVYNVLDYGLDPTGRTSSRQAFVALLSSLKLTGQNDQGKNQANASANAIIYFPEGDYVLHNEEDNTPIGADQYTSSDIIIRGGNFVLKGAGRDKTRLIMDAENWPSNPANNWSSPMMLNIKHNSGTSQISEVTADAPAGSFSVEVSGTTGVKTGDWVLLKLEDSSPELVAQELAPYAVEGDMEDIKTIHIEDYHQVRSVRGNTVTFYEPLLYAVESKWNWTLNKYNHYENIGVEDLTFVGHAKEQFGHHADWRDDGAYKPLNMMRLTNSWVRRVDFQDVSEALSIVSSANCSAYDIRITGNRGHSAVRSQGSSRVFIGKIIDQTSGYECVTSSGAPGSTFLQNAGQYHASGVSNPALGTVLWNNTWGSDALFESHSKQPRATLVDRCTGGFVQWRFGGDNKNVPNHLRDLTIWNLNATNTKHDFSGVFRWWLTNDPWWKTLPPIIVGFHGAQVNFSEEDEQGNRQLEYLESNGQAVEPQSLYEAQLRKRLGYVPGWLNSLK is encoded by the coding sequence ATGAATAAACTTTTTTTATGGATTGCGGCGCTTTCGGCCTTTGCGCTGCAGTCGTGTCAGAAGGACGACGGGATCCGCGAGGAGATCGACTCGCTGCGGGACCGTGTGGCGGCTCTGGAGACGAAGGTCGGCGATGTGAATGCGAGCATCGAGGCCTACCACCAGCTGGTGACCGGAACGAAGGTTCTGGTCGGCGTCCAGGCGAACGACAAGGGCTATGTGATCCAGATGAGCGACGGTTCGAGCTATCCGGTCATCGAGGGCGAGAAGCTCGATGCGGTGGTCCCCGTGCTGGGGATCGACGACGAGGGTTACTGGACCGTCTCGGTGGGCGAAGGTTCGACTCCCTCGCGGATCGAGGTCGACGGCAATCCGGTTTCGGCACGGCCCGTGGTCGACGGCGAACACCAGACTGAGGCCGTGGGCCGTACGCCGCAACTGCGCGTTTCGGCTGACGGCACGTGGGAGGTAAGTCTCGACGGCGTGACCTATGAACCGCTGCGGCAGAACGGTGAGGCCGTTAATGCCGTCGGAGAAAATGTCACGATCGGTTACAGCTCGGTCTTCAAGAAGGTCGACTACGACGAGGCCTCGGGCCTTCTGACCGTCGAACTCGTCTCGGGCGAGACGCGGACGTTTGCCGTCTACGACAACTTCGGTCTGACGATCGTCACGAACAACGAGGAGGAGAACTTCTACCTTGGCGAGACGCGCCAGTTCGAGGTCGAGCAGACGAACGTCGCCGAGGCGATGCTTCAGGTCCCTGCGGGGTGGAAGGCCACGCTGGAGGAGACGACGCTGACGGTCACGGCACCGCTCACGGCTTCGGCCTCCGGCGAACCGCTCACCCTCTCGGTGGTTGCCACGTCGAAGGAGGGGTATCTGAAGATTGCGACGCTGAAACTGAAGCTTCTAACCGACGAACTCTATGCCAACGCCTGCGAGGCGTGGCGAAATTTTGAGGCCGGAACTGCGAAGAACGTACTGCTCGATTTCTCGTATGCCGGTTATAAACACGGCGAAGTGGCTCCTCCCGATGTCTGGGGGCTGGGCTACAAGGTCTACAACGTGCTTGACTACGGACTGGATCCGACAGGGCGGACCTCCTCGCGTCAGGCCTTTGTCGCACTGTTGTCCTCGCTGAAACTCACCGGTCAGAATGACCAGGGTAAGAACCAGGCCAATGCGTCGGCCAATGCGATCATCTACTTCCCCGAGGGTGACTATGTGCTCCACAACGAGGAGGACAATACGCCGATCGGCGCGGATCAGTACACGAGTTCGGATATCATCATCCGTGGGGGCAATTTCGTCCTCAAGGGGGCCGGGCGCGACAAGACGCGGCTGATCATGGATGCCGAGAACTGGCCGAGCAATCCGGCCAACAATTGGTCGTCACCCATGATGCTCAACATCAAGCACAATTCGGGTACGTCGCAGATTTCGGAGGTGACGGCGGATGCTCCGGCGGGCTCCTTCTCCGTCGAGGTGAGCGGAACCACCGGGGTGAAGACCGGCGACTGGGTACTGCTCAAACTCGAGGACTCTTCGCCCGAACTTGTGGCCCAGGAGCTGGCGCCCTATGCAGTGGAGGGAGATATGGAGGATATCAAGACCATCCATATCGAGGACTATCACCAGGTCAGGTCGGTCCGCGGCAATACGGTGACCTTTTACGAACCGCTGCTGTATGCCGTCGAGTCGAAATGGAACTGGACACTGAACAAGTATAACCACTACGAGAACATAGGTGTCGAGGATCTCACGTTCGTGGGCCATGCCAAAGAGCAGTTCGGCCATCATGCCGACTGGCGCGACGACGGTGCCTACAAACCGCTCAACATGATGCGTTTGACCAATTCGTGGGTGCGTCGGGTCGATTTTCAGGATGTCAGCGAGGCGCTGTCGATCGTCTCGAGCGCCAACTGTTCGGCCTACGATATCCGGATTACGGGCAACCGCGGCCACTCGGCCGTTCGTTCGCAGGGCTCGTCGCGCGTCTTTATCGGCAAGATCATCGACCAGACGAGCGGCTACGAATGTGTCACCTCGAGCGGAGCTCCGGGCAGCACCTTCCTGCAGAATGCCGGCCAGTATCACGCCTCGGGTGTCTCGAACCCGGCGCTGGGCACCGTGCTCTGGAACAATACGTGGGGCAGCGACGCCCTGTTCGAATCGCACTCCAAACAGCCGCGGGCCACGCTGGTGGACCGTTGTACGGGCGGCTTCGTGCAGTGGCGCTTCGGCGGCGACAACAAGAACGTCCCCAACCACCTGCGCGATCTGACGATCTGGAACCTCAATGCCACGAACACCAAGCATGATTTCAGCGGAGTCTTCCGCTGGTGGCTGACGAACGATCCGTGGTGGAAGACGCTGCCTCCGATCATTGTGGGCTTCCATGGTGCGCAGGTCAACTTCTCCGAGGAGGACGAGCAAGGCAACCGACAGCTCGAATACCTCGAGAGCAACGGACAGGCCGTCGAGCCGCAGTCGCTCTATGAGGCGCAGTTGCGCAAGCGTCTGGGGTATGTTCCCGGCTGGTTGAACTCCCTGAAATAA
- a CDS encoding sulfatase yields MQVRRILPFAGLALTACTGTPEAERPNVIYVFPDQYRNSSLGFWSDPEFAAQVNWCGDPVSTPNLDRFAREATVLSEAVSNCPLSSPHRGMLLSGMYPERSGVVLNCMSERPESSLREDAECIGDVFSAAGYDCAYIGKLHVDFPTRNNPQRPGTYVSDAVPEWDAYTPPERRHGFNYWYSYGTYDVHKHPHYWDTEGRRHDVDEWSPQHEVTKAIEYIENRDSRRDSRKPFFLMLGINPPHSPYASTDDCDLEGYELYKDKSLTELLVRPNADTTMAKAAAARYYFANVSGIDREFGRLLRALDDAGLTDHTIVVFASDHGETMTSHSTNDPKNSIWRESLNIPFLVRYPGHVPHRVDDLLLSTPDIMPTLLGLAGLADRIPASVEGRDFSALLRQDAVQPERPRAALYLRNLDGERDSAGMVRGFFPEARGLKTATHTMELAIDRRGTLKRVLLYDDVQDPYQMQPLDPKACPELFASLCGELAVLLRENNDVWYRKRVLAEWIPYDKEN; encoded by the coding sequence ATGCAAGTCCGAAGAATACTTCCGTTTGCGGGGCTAGCCCTGACGGCCTGTACGGGGACGCCGGAGGCCGAGCGCCCCAACGTGATCTATGTTTTCCCGGATCAGTACCGCAACTCCTCGCTGGGGTTCTGGTCCGATCCGGAATTTGCCGCGCAGGTGAACTGGTGCGGCGATCCGGTCTCGACGCCCAACCTCGACCGTTTTGCGCGCGAGGCCACGGTGCTGAGCGAGGCGGTGAGCAACTGCCCGCTGAGCAGCCCACACCGCGGCATGCTCCTTTCGGGGATGTATCCCGAGCGGAGCGGCGTGGTGCTGAACTGCATGTCGGAGCGGCCGGAGAGTTCGCTGCGCGAGGATGCCGAGTGTATCGGCGATGTCTTCTCGGCGGCGGGCTACGACTGCGCCTACATCGGCAAGCTGCACGTCGACTTTCCGACGCGCAACAACCCCCAGCGTCCGGGGACCTATGTGAGCGACGCCGTGCCGGAGTGGGATGCCTATACGCCTCCCGAGCGGCGCCACGGTTTCAACTACTGGTATTCGTACGGCACCTACGACGTCCACAAGCATCCCCACTACTGGGATACGGAGGGACGCCGGCACGATGTCGACGAGTGGTCGCCGCAACATGAGGTGACGAAGGCGATCGAGTACATTGAAAACCGGGATTCCCGGCGTGATTCCCGAAAGCCCTTCTTTCTGATGCTGGGGATCAATCCGCCCCATTCGCCCTACGCCTCGACCGACGACTGCGACCTGGAGGGCTATGAACTCTACAAGGACAAATCGCTCACCGAGCTGCTTGTGCGGCCGAATGCCGATACGACGATGGCCAAGGCTGCCGCGGCCCGCTACTATTTTGCCAACGTGAGCGGCATCGACCGCGAATTCGGACGGTTGCTTCGGGCTTTGGACGATGCCGGTCTGACCGACCATACGATCGTCGTCTTCGCCTCGGACCACGGCGAGACGATGACCAGCCACTCGACCAACGATCCGAAGAATTCAATCTGGCGCGAGTCGCTGAACATCCCCTTCCTGGTGCGCTATCCGGGGCATGTTCCCCACCGGGTGGATGATCTGCTGCTCTCGACGCCCGATATCATGCCGACGCTGCTCGGACTGGCGGGCCTTGCCGACCGCATCCCGGCGAGTGTCGAGGGGCGCGACTTTTCGGCCCTGCTGCGTCAGGATGCCGTGCAGCCCGAACGTCCGCGTGCGGCGCTCTATCTGCGCAACCTCGACGGCGAGCGCGATTCCGCGGGGATGGTCCGCGGCTTCTTCCCCGAGGCCCGGGGGCTGAAGACCGCCACCCATACGATGGAGCTGGCGATCGATCGCCGCGGAACGTTGAAGCGGGTGCTGTTGTACGACGACGTGCAGGATCCCTACCAGATGCAGCCGCTCGATCCCAAGGCGTGCCCCGAGCTCTTCGCCTCGCTGTGCGGCGAACTGGCCGTGCTGCTTCGCGAGAACAACGACGTCTGGTATCGGAAGCGCGTGTTGGCGGAGTGGATCCCTTATGATAAGGAAAACTAA
- a CDS encoding glycoside hydrolase family 88 protein has protein sequence MTVISRCATAALLAGGVIACTQAPKTTSIIDDNVAVAKQQLAMLADSSETGGVIRIPSTYKNGRIDYVPTDDWVSGFFAGSLWYMYELTGDEAWADRARKHTEILDSIQYLQWHHDVGFMIYDSYGNGLRLKNIPGYKEVIVQTARSLATRFREVPGVIQSWDADRGWQGERGWQCPVIIDNMMNLELMFKATEFSGDSTFYNIAVSHADRTMKEHFRDDYSCYHVVDYDLTDGHVRGRCTAQGYADESAWARGQAWAVYGYTTCYRYTGDKRYLDHAEKVASFVLNDKNMPEDLVPYWDYDAPNIPNEPRDASTAAILASAFYEMYTYTNNTLYKEKADRMIESLSSPAYRAPVGENGGFLLMHSVGSIPHGSNVDVPLNYADYYFLEALIRKGHVEAGEPLF, from the coding sequence ATGACTGTTATTTCAAGATGCGCGACAGCCGCGCTGCTTGCCGGAGGAGTCATCGCCTGTACGCAGGCCCCGAAGACAACCTCGATCATCGACGACAACGTGGCCGTAGCCAAACAACAGCTCGCCATGCTGGCCGATTCGAGCGAAACGGGTGGCGTGATCCGCATACCCTCGACCTACAAGAACGGACGCATCGACTATGTGCCGACGGACGACTGGGTGAGCGGCTTCTTTGCCGGTTCGCTCTGGTACATGTACGAACTCACGGGCGACGAGGCGTGGGCCGACCGGGCACGCAAGCATACCGAGATCCTTGACTCGATCCAGTATCTGCAGTGGCACCACGACGTGGGCTTCATGATCTACGACAGCTATGGAAACGGCCTTCGGCTGAAGAATATCCCCGGATACAAGGAGGTGATCGTGCAGACGGCCCGGTCGCTGGCGACGCGTTTCCGCGAGGTGCCGGGCGTCATCCAGTCGTGGGATGCCGACCGCGGCTGGCAGGGTGAGCGGGGCTGGCAGTGCCCGGTGATCATCGACAACATGATGAACCTCGAGCTGATGTTCAAGGCCACGGAGTTCTCGGGTGACAGTACCTTTTATAATATAGCGGTGAGCCATGCCGACCGCACGATGAAAGAGCACTTCCGCGACGACTACAGCTGCTACCACGTGGTGGACTACGATCTGACGGACGGTCACGTCCGGGGACGCTGCACGGCGCAGGGCTATGCCGATGAGTCGGCCTGGGCGCGCGGACAGGCGTGGGCCGTCTACGGTTATACGACCTGCTACCGCTATACGGGCGACAAGCGCTATCTGGACCACGCGGAGAAGGTGGCCTCGTTCGTGCTCAACGACAAGAACATGCCCGAGGATCTGGTTCCCTACTGGGACTACGACGCGCCGAACATCCCGAACGAGCCGCGCGATGCCTCGACGGCCGCCATTCTGGCTTCGGCCTTCTACGAGATGTACACCTATACGAACAACACCCTCTACAAGGAGAAGGCCGACCGGATGATCGAGTCGCTCTCGTCGCCGGCCTACCGGGCTCCGGTGGGAGAGAACGGCGGCTTCCTGCTGATGCACTCGGTGGGCAGCATTCCGCACGGCAGCAACGTTGACGTGCCGCTGAACTACGCCGACTACTACTTCCTCGAGGCGCTGATCCGCAAGGGGCACGTCGAGGCGGGCGAACCGCTGTTCTGA